One part of the Lotus japonicus ecotype B-129 chromosome 2, LjGifu_v1.2 genome encodes these proteins:
- the LOC130738568 gene encoding S-adenosyl-L-methionine:benzoic acid/salicylic acid carboxyl methyltransferase 3-like — protein sequence MEKRETRRKDVAQKLLHMKGGTGETSYAKNSLVQQKAISLTKAMREEAITNLYSKKFPRVLSIADMGCSTGPNTFMVISEVIKSVENICREMKHESPEYQFFMNDLPDNDFNNIFKSLDNFKKKLSDEMEDVEIGPCFFFGVPGSFYGRVFPTKTLHFVHSSYSVHWLSRVPQGIENNKGNICEARTSPLKVRKAYYKQFQKDFSLFLKSRAEELIEGGRMVLILMGRRGEEQYNKDGCYIWELLALALNDMVSQGIINEEQIDTFNVPMYTPSPSEVRLEVLKEGSFTINCVEVSEVHWNVAHDHDDDDWNNNNANFDSKSESLIKCMRAVAEPLLITHFGEVVIEEIFRRYQAILADRMSKEKTEFVNVNISMTKKE from the exons ATGGAGAAAAGagaaacaagaagaaaggaTGTGGCACAAAAACTACTGCACATGAAAGGAGGCACTGGAGAAACAAGCTATGCCAAAAACTCCTTAGTTCAG CAAAAGGCGATTTCTTTGACAAAGGCAATGAGAGAGGAAGCCATAACCAACCTCTACAGCAAGAAATTCCCAAGAGTCTTATCAATTGCAGACATGGGTTGCTCTACTGGACCAAACACCTTCATGGTGATATCTGAAGTTATCAAATCGGTGGAGAATATTTGCCGAGAAATGAAGCATGAGTCTCCTGAATACCAGTTCTTCATGAATGATCTCCCTGATAATGATTTCAACAACATCTTTAAGTCCCTTGACAACTTCAAAAAGAAGCTAAGTGATGAAATGGAAGATGTTGAAATTGGTCCATGTTTTTTCTTTGGGGTTCCAGGCTCCTTTTATGGCAGGGTCTTCCCCACAAAAACTTTGCATTTCGTCCATTCCTCTTATAGCGTCCATTGGCTATCCCGG GTTCCTCAAGGTATAGAGAATAATAAGGGCAACATTTGCGAGGCTCGCACAAGCCCCTTGAAAGTCCGCAAGGCTTACTACAAGCAATTTCAGAAAGATTTCTCATTGTTTCTTAAGTCTCGTGCAGAAGAGCTCATTGAAGGAGGTCGTATGGTTTTAATACTTATGGGAAGAAGAGGTGAAGAGCAATATAACAAAGATGGTTGTTATATTTGGGAGCTTCTGGCTTTGGCTCTTAATGACATGGTCTCACAG GGAATAATAAATGAAGAGCAAATAGACACTTTCAACGTCCCTATGTACACCCCATCCCCATCTGAAGTGAGACTAGAGGTTCTCAAAGAAGGTTCATTCACCATCAATTGTGTGGAGGTGTCTGAAGTACATTGGAATGTTGCTCatgatcatgatgatgatgactggAATAACAATAATGCTAATTTCGATTCCAAATCTGAATCTCTTATAAAGTGCATGAGGGCTGTGGCGGAACCTTTGTTGATCACTCACTTCGGAGAAGTTGTTATTGAAGAGATTTTTCGTCGGTATCAAGCAATCCTTGCTGATCGAATGTCTAAGGAGAAAACTGAATTCGTCAATGTTAATATATCAATGACCAAAAAAGAATAA